The following nucleotide sequence is from Candidatus Cloacimonadota bacterium.
GTATTGAGAAATTTACATAACTCATTGAAAGATAAAGGTGTATTAATTATTTCCACCCCCAGTGACCTGGATGAAGCAGCAAAATTCACTTCAGAACATGTGCGTCCTGGATACAATAAAAAGAAGCTGGAAGAAAAATTGATCAGCAATGGTTTCAAGATACTTTCATCCGTCTATTCGTATGGTTTCTGGGGTGCAATAAGCTGGAAATTATTACTAAAATTCCCACTAACACTATATAACAGGAACAAGATATTCGCTTTATTATTACCCATATACTATGCTATTGTATTTGTTCCGGCTCAGATAATGATGCTTTTAGATTTGGCCTTTTACAATCCCCAAGGAACTGGAATTATTATTACTGCCAGGAAAAAGCATTGACAGATATGTATGTATTGATTGTATTAAAATTATCCTTATAGCTAAAGGAGGTAAGATGACTAATAAGAGATCTGCTAATCGAAAGAATAAAAAAGAGTTAATACTCGAAAAAGCAATTGAGGTTTTTGCTCTCAAAGGTTCACAGCAAACTACCATTGCCGATATCGCCAAAGCTGCCAAAATAGCCCAGGGTACGGTATATGTGTATTTTGATAGCAAGGAAGCTCTGCTGAATGAATGTATGCAAGAGATCATAGCTCCTATTCTACAATCTATTATTGATGAAACAAAAAGTATTCCAGATACTATGGATCGCTTGTTCGAGTTCTTTGTGCAACACATTTCCTTAGTACAAGAGAAACCCTTTATTGCCCGTTTCTTAACTATAGAAGCTCGTCAACATGAAGATTTCTATACTGCTTTTCCAGATTATAATCCCTTAAAAAAGTATGTTGATTATGTGGAAAGCAGCGCAAAACAAGCCATAACTGAGAAGCGCATTCGTAATATTGACACTAAGGCTTTTGCTATGCTTATTGTAGGCGCTATGGATTATGCTATGTCTCAATGGTTTATACACGGAAATGAGTTGGATATATCTAGTATAGCCGTAAGCATTCGCGATATTTTAAAACATGGAATAAATGAATAGGTTCTTTTTACTTTTAGCTTTAGTATCAGTAGTTTATTTAGATGCCCAAGCTTTACCTTTTTATGCAAATTGGCAATCTTCGAACACTATCTATTACGACTCCGCCCAGGTAAACAAAGAACTTAGTTGGAATGAGCTATATAGAGCAGAATTTGGTTTACGCAACCTAGTACATAAAGGCTTTAAGCTTAATCTAGCACTCTCTACCGAACAATTTTTTGATGAAAGTCACATAAAACTTCATACAATGCGCATTGAGGGCAAGATCTCGCCTTATTGGAGCTTGGAAGCCGGCACATACGAACATGGTTTTGGCGGAAACTTTGAGATGGATAATCAGCCTGTTCTGATGCGCGGATATCAACACTTCAATTATCAGATTATGAGGATGAATTCTTTGGCAGTCTCCTACAACCCAGAATCCTCAAATAATATAAAGATAAAACTTGATCTTGGTGGAAATACCCACAATCAAAGTTCTGGAGTCATAAACTGTACACTTACCGGTAAATCTTATACGTTTAATGCCTCTCAGGAAGTACGGACAATGGATAATCACTGGCGTACTCCAGTAACTATTACTGGTATAGATATTGTTAAGTATGGTAAAAAAGGCTACGTAAGGGCGAATTCCGCTCTTGCCATTCTTCCCCAATGGGATTCAACAGACGCACATCATGAATTATTTGGTCAAACTGAAGTTTTATATCAGCTTAGTGAAAACATGCTTCTTGGCATTGGAGCATGTTTTACGTCCAAAGAATATGCTCCCCAAAGAATACAACGTTATCAATTGCGAATAAAACAGATGCTTTCACAAAGAATAGATCTGGTTCCGCTAAGTCAGATTAGCATTTTGGATAACAACAAAATTTGGCAACAACGCTTAATCTTGAACTACAATCCTCTACAAAGATGCAACATAGCTATTTATTATGATTACAGCCATTTTGAAGCATCAGAAGGCAGACACACGCTCGGTATTTCGCTCGATTTTGGGCTTGATCTGTCTTCTGCCCCTGATAATCGCAGGATGTAAGCTTTTCTCCCCAAGCGCTACAGAAGCTCCGATCGTTGTTTTGACTTTCGACGATCAGCATCTATCGGTGTATGATGTTGCATTCCCCATAATGCAACAGTATGGATACCGTGGCACAAACTTTGTAAATAGCGGAGCTCTAGCTAAGCAGGAGCGTATGGATTGGCATCATATAGTAGAATTGGAGAAAGACTATGGATGGGAAACAGGTGGACATACCCTTCTTCATGAACAGCTTAACCAATTAGATTTGAATGAAGCCGAAGAAAACATTTGCCAAGATTTTCAGAACTTAATTGAGCATGGTCTCAAACCCGAATCATTTGCCTTGCCTCGTGGTCAGTGCCCCAGCCAAGTGTATCCCATAATCCTGAATAAATATAAAAACATTCGTGGTAGTAGCGATTTTGCCATGTACGTCCCCATCGATAGAAAATCTTTGGGTTATCTCGCTTTTCAAACCGGGTGGAGTGCAGAACCAGTAAAACGCAGAATTCTGCGTGGCATTGCCAATAACGAGGCACTTATTATTATCGGATTTCACCATTTTGATGCAGAAGAATATCAAGATTCCTGCTCATCAAGTGTATTTGAAGATATCTTGGGATTTTTGCACGCTATGAACATACAAGTTTTACCCCTCAAAGAAGCCATAGATAAAGCTATTGCCACATCTCTCTAATTGTTTCAATACTCATCAATTTACCCTGATTGCAGCCTGCAAACAATAGCATATAATTACACATTTCGCTTGACGGAAACACTAAGTACAGATTAATAACCATTAAAATCATATTTAGAAGGAAAGCTGATGAAAAAACTAAACCTATGCCTTATCCTATTCTGTATCCTTATTGGATTGGCTGCAGAAGAGGTGATAGATGGATCTCCAATCCGCTTTAGCTTGTTAAAAGCACTTGATTATGAGGTAAACCTTACAACTGGAACAAGCATCGGCCGCCTTTATGTTAGCGTAAACTACGAATTATCTCAAAGTGATTTGTTGAATACAGATTATTATAGTTTCTTTCTCAATTCGAATGCTATCATTGAGCATGTTAAGTTAAATGGAGTAGAAACCAGATATAATATTACTACTAATCTACATCCCAAGCACTTTATCCCAGAACTTATTCAACCAGAATTGATTGAAGAGGATTCGGAAGTCAACTGCTACTCATTTGATGCGGCTCTATTTGAAGATCTTCCTCAAAATGTTGCCGTAACTTTAGAATACTGGCTGCCATTGCCTGCATATTCGCTGCAAGAAGATGGGCGTGAAGCTATCATGATTGGCACCATTCCCTTCTTTTACCCGCGCAATATCATTGAGAGTTCAAAAGTGAACGTTAATATTATTACTCCCATCTTTCATGGGATAGATTCGGCTATTAACACTCAAGATACTGGTGGCATCAGAAGAATCTATTCCAATTTTGTCGATATCCCTCAAGAAACAATCAAGCTAGATATTTATAAGCTAAATTAGCTCAGTTCGGTAGAGCAACTGATTCGTAATCAGTAGGTCGGGGGTTCGAATCCCCCATTTAGCTCCAGGTCTACATCAAGGCGGTTATCTATTCCGCCTTTTTTTGTGCATATTTCTAAGCATCTTTTAATTCAACACATTATGTAGATCAGCGTTAACTACAAGCTTCAATCAAGAACTATCCAATATATCTATTGACAAAATTTGTTTTCCGCGTTCATGTGCACAAAAATTAATTCATTAA
It contains:
- a CDS encoding class I SAM-dependent methyltransferase; the protein is MHYDPLKDKLAVYVELFPAFRNLFYFMLDVLLLRQRYIKREINRYFDDGFSFFDAGAGFCQYSDYILTKYPAATVRAVDLKTDYLRNYASVAGNRFLYSYADLQEYIPPEKYDMAVAIDILEHIQNDNAVLRNLHNSLKDKGVLIISTPSDLDEAAKFTSEHVRPGYNKKKLEEKLISNGFKILSSVYSYGFWGAISWKLLLKFPLTLYNRNKIFALLLPIYYAIVFVPAQIMMLLDLAFYNPQGTGIIITARKKH
- a CDS encoding TetR/AcrR family transcriptional regulator translates to MTNKRSANRKNKKELILEKAIEVFALKGSQQTTIADIAKAAKIAQGTVYVYFDSKEALLNECMQEIIAPILQSIIDETKSIPDTMDRLFEFFVQHISLVQEKPFIARFLTIEARQHEDFYTAFPDYNPLKKYVDYVESSAKQAITEKRIRNIDTKAFAMLIVGAMDYAMSQWFIHGNELDISSIAVSIRDILKHGINE
- a CDS encoding polysaccharide deacetylase family protein, with product MITAILKHQKADTRSVFRSILGLICLLPLIIAGCKLFSPSATEAPIVVLTFDDQHLSVYDVAFPIMQQYGYRGTNFVNSGALAKQERMDWHHIVELEKDYGWETGGHTLLHEQLNQLDLNEAEENICQDFQNLIEHGLKPESFALPRGQCPSQVYPIILNKYKNIRGSSDFAMYVPIDRKSLGYLAFQTGWSAEPVKRRILRGIANNEALIIIGFHHFDAEEYQDSCSSSVFEDILGFLHAMNIQVLPLKEAIDKAIATSL